The Aeromicrobium yanjiei genome includes a region encoding these proteins:
- the smpB gene encoding SsrA-binding protein SmpB — translation MAKETGRKLVAQNKKARHDYHIEDTFEAGMVLTGTEVKSLRAGRASLVDGFGEIERGEAWLLGVHIPEYTQGTWTNHETRRRRKLLLNRSEIDRIERRTTEKGLTIVPLSLYFKDGRAKVEIALARGKKTYDKRHAIAERTATREAERDLGRRLKGMH, via the coding sequence GTGGCCAAGGAAACCGGGCGCAAGCTCGTTGCGCAGAACAAGAAGGCGCGCCACGACTATCACATCGAGGACACGTTCGAGGCCGGCATGGTCTTGACCGGCACCGAGGTGAAGTCGTTGCGTGCAGGTCGCGCATCCCTGGTGGACGGCTTCGGCGAGATCGAGCGCGGCGAGGCGTGGCTGCTCGGGGTGCACATCCCCGAGTACACGCAGGGCACGTGGACCAACCATGAGACCCGGCGACGCCGCAAGCTCCTGCTGAATCGCAGCGAGATCGACCGCATCGAGCGTCGTACGACCGAGAAGGGCCTGACGATCGTCCCGCTCTCGCTGTACTTCAAGGACGGTCGCGCGAAGGTCGAGATCGCCCTGGCCCGCGGCAAGAAGACGTACGACAAGCGCCATGCGATCGCCGAGCGCACCGCGACCCGTGAGGCCGAGCGCGATCTCGGGCGTCGCCTCAAGGGCATGCACTAG
- a CDS encoding amidohydrolase family protein — protein sequence MALEDSDLPALTAALGLPGLVDVHAHFMPPQVLAKVWAYFDSAGPLLGRPWPITYRTSDEERVEHLRSMGVRRFSALSYAHRPGVAGFMNEWTRDFAERTPDALWSATFYPEPEAATYVPQLIEEGVEVFKVHVQVGDFAPNDPLLEPVWGVLAESGTPIVLHAGSGPAPGHHTGPSGVADVLSRHPDLALVIAHLGMPEIDEFLDLAERHDNVRLDTTMAFVDFWDEPVPHGVPARLLDLQERILFGTDFPNIPYAYAHQVEVLQRLDLGDDWMRSVLWHNGAELFGVDA from the coding sequence GTGGCGCTGGAGGACTCCGATCTTCCGGCCCTGACCGCCGCCCTCGGCCTGCCCGGCCTCGTGGACGTGCACGCACACTTCATGCCGCCACAGGTGCTGGCGAAGGTGTGGGCCTACTTCGACTCCGCCGGTCCGCTGCTGGGCCGACCGTGGCCGATCACGTACCGCACGAGCGACGAGGAGCGGGTCGAGCACCTGCGCTCGATGGGCGTCAGGCGGTTCTCCGCGCTGTCCTACGCCCACCGCCCGGGTGTCGCGGGGTTCATGAACGAGTGGACCCGCGACTTCGCCGAGCGCACGCCCGACGCCCTGTGGTCGGCGACGTTCTATCCCGAGCCGGAGGCTGCGACGTACGTGCCGCAGCTCATCGAGGAGGGCGTCGAGGTCTTCAAGGTCCACGTGCAGGTCGGCGACTTCGCGCCGAACGATCCGCTGCTCGAGCCCGTGTGGGGCGTGCTGGCCGAGAGCGGGACGCCGATCGTGCTGCACGCAGGCTCGGGGCCGGCACCGGGTCACCACACCGGACCCTCAGGGGTCGCGGACGTGCTGTCGCGCCACCCGGACCTGGCCCTGGTCATCGCCCACCTCGGGATGCCCGAGATCGACGAGTTCCTCGACCTCGCCGAGCGGCACGACAACGTCCGGCTGGACACCACGATGGCGTTCGTCGACTTCTGGGACGAGCCCGTCCCGCACGGCGTGCCCGCCAGGCTGCTCGACCTGCAGGAGCGGATCCTGTTCGGCACCGACTTCCCCAACATCCCCTATGCGTACGCGCACCAGGTCGAGGTGCTGCAGCGGCTCGACCTCGGCGACGACTGGATGCGAAGCGTGCTGTGGCACAACGGGGCCGAGCTGTTCGGCGTCGACGCATGA
- a CDS encoding MFS transporter, with product MNAGTIRLASAQGRWVLAAMILGSGMAFLDGSIVGLALPAMNADLDAGAAGVQWIVNAYTLTLAALILVGGSLGDRLGRRRVFVIGVVWFAAASVLCAAAPTIEVLVAARGLQGVGAALLTPGSLAIISASFAPEDRGPAIGFWSGLSGVTTAIGPLVGGWLVDTTGWRGIFWINLPLAALVVWIAIRHVPETSGDQDRIDYAGAGLTAAGLAALTYGLVEKSWLWGGAGLVLMVVFVVHQRLTPHALVPLALFADRIFTAANICTFAIYGALAASGFLLVQQLQYVSGFSPLVAGLASVPMTIIMLLFSARAGALGTRIGPRWPMTFGPLIAAVGLLLMLRIGEDASFWLDVLPASVVFGIGITTLVAPLTTAVLAAAPMQQTGIASGINNAVARTASLLAVAAIPPIAGITGRDFDDPDVFGPGFDTGIVICAGMLVVAAACAVGLIRGSTVSPAALRSE from the coding sequence GTGAACGCCGGCACCATCCGTCTCGCGTCCGCGCAGGGCAGATGGGTGCTGGCAGCCATGATCCTCGGCTCGGGCATGGCCTTCCTCGACGGCTCGATCGTCGGTCTGGCGCTGCCGGCGATGAACGCCGACCTCGACGCCGGGGCCGCGGGGGTGCAGTGGATCGTCAACGCGTACACGCTCACCCTGGCCGCCCTGATCCTCGTCGGCGGCTCGCTGGGGGACCGCCTGGGTCGCCGCAGGGTCTTCGTGATCGGCGTCGTGTGGTTCGCCGCGGCGTCGGTCCTGTGCGCGGCCGCACCCACGATCGAGGTGCTGGTCGCCGCTCGCGGGCTCCAGGGGGTGGGCGCCGCGCTGCTGACGCCGGGCAGCCTGGCGATCATCTCGGCGTCGTTCGCGCCCGAGGACCGCGGACCGGCGATCGGTTTCTGGTCAGGCCTGTCGGGCGTCACGACGGCCATCGGCCCCTTGGTCGGTGGCTGGCTCGTCGACACGACCGGCTGGCGTGGCATCTTCTGGATCAACCTCCCGCTCGCGGCGCTCGTGGTCTGGATCGCGATCCGTCACGTGCCGGAGACATCCGGTGACCAGGACCGGATCGACTACGCGGGCGCGGGGCTGACCGCGGCGGGCCTGGCAGCGCTCACCTACGGTCTGGTCGAGAAGTCCTGGCTGTGGGGAGGAGCGGGGCTCGTCCTCATGGTGGTGTTCGTCGTCCACCAAAGGCTCACCCCCCACGCGCTCGTGCCCCTCGCGCTGTTCGCGGACCGGATCTTCACCGCGGCGAACATCTGCACGTTCGCGATCTACGGGGCGCTCGCGGCCTCGGGATTCCTGCTCGTGCAGCAGCTGCAGTACGTCTCGGGGTTCTCGCCACTGGTCGCGGGTCTTGCGAGCGTGCCGATGACGATCATCATGCTGCTGTTCTCGGCCCGGGCCGGCGCGCTGGGGACGCGGATCGGCCCGCGCTGGCCCATGACCTTCGGCCCGCTGATCGCGGCGGTGGGCCTGCTGCTGATGCTGCGCATCGGCGAGGACGCGAGCTTCTGGCTCGACGTCCTGCCTGCGTCGGTCGTCTTCGGCATCGGGATCACGACGCTGGTGGCTCCGCTCACGACCGCGGTCCTGGCCGCCGCACCCATGCAGCAGACCGGGATCGCCTCGGGCATCAACAACGCCGTGGCGCGTACGGCCTCCCTGCTCGCGGTGGCCGCGATCCCCCCGATCGCCGGGATCACGGGGCGGGACTTCGATGATCCGGACGTCTTCGGCCCGGGGTTCGACACCGGCATCGTCATCTGTGCCGGGATGCTCGTGGTGGCGGCTGCGTGTGCCGTGGGACTCATCCGCGGGTCCACGGTGAGCCCCGCGGCGCTCAGGTCGGAATGA
- a CDS encoding 4a-hydroxytetrahydrobiopterin dehydratase — protein MSTFTDAQIEDALEGLPGWSQEGEAIVKSYEFDDFGAAIAFINRAAGPITEMDHHPEWTNVYNRVDIRLSSHDVGGVTDRDVRLAKVIERVAAAS, from the coding sequence ATGAGCACCTTCACCGACGCCCAGATCGAAGACGCCCTCGAGGGCCTGCCCGGCTGGTCGCAGGAGGGTGAGGCGATCGTGAAGTCGTACGAGTTCGACGACTTCGGCGCCGCGATCGCCTTCATCAACCGGGCCGCAGGTCCCATCACCGAGATGGACCACCATCCCGAGTGGACCAACGTCTACAACCGGGTCGACATCCGGCTCAGCAGCCATGACGTCGGCGGGGTCACCGATCGGGACGTCCGACTGGCCAAGGTCATCGAACGCGTGGCCGCGGCGTCGTAG
- a CDS encoding vitamin K epoxide reductase family protein produces MTDQRTVADSDVDVYEPNDRGLGWLLALGGAIGMLAAAILIIDKVKFLQEPDKALGCDINAFVSCGGVINTDQASVFGFPNPLMGVAGFAIVMTLGVLIAARVRLPDFVWLGLQAGAVFGIAFVTWLQSQSIYSIEKLCPWCMVVWSVMIPIFVWLTARNLREFLPGNPVSRFVNDWTLLITILWYVAVLAAIWFQFGSDLWA; encoded by the coding sequence ATGACTGACCAGAGGACCGTCGCCGACTCCGACGTTGACGTCTACGAGCCGAACGATCGCGGCCTCGGCTGGCTGCTCGCCCTGGGCGGCGCGATCGGCATGCTCGCTGCTGCCATCCTCATCATCGACAAGGTCAAGTTCCTCCAGGAGCCCGACAAGGCGCTCGGCTGCGACATCAACGCCTTCGTCAGCTGCGGCGGCGTCATCAACACCGACCAGGCCTCGGTGTTCGGCTTCCCCAACCCGCTCATGGGCGTGGCCGGCTTCGCGATCGTCATGACCCTGGGCGTGCTGATCGCCGCGCGGGTACGCCTGCCCGACTTCGTGTGGCTGGGCCTGCAGGCCGGCGCGGTGTTCGGCATCGCCTTCGTGACCTGGCTGCAGTCGCAGAGCATCTACTCGATCGAGAAGCTCTGCCCGTGGTGCATGGTGGTCTGGTCGGTCATGATCCCGATCTTCGTGTGGCTCACTGCGCGCAACCTGCGCGAGTTCCTGCCCGGCAACCCGGTCTCGCGCTTCGTGAACGACTGGACGCTGCTGATCACGATCCTGTGGTACGTCGCGGTCCTCGCGGCCATCTGGTTCCAGTTCGGCAGCGACCTCTGGGCCTGA
- a CDS encoding DNA-formamidopyrimidine glycosylase family protein — protein MPEGDTVWRTAHHLREALAGRVLTRTDFRVPAFATVDLSGSRVDEVVSHGKHLLIRTPEHSIHSHLKMEGAWHVQRIGTDWRRPGHSARAVLENQEWQAIGYSLGILEVLARSDEAEAIGHLGPDLLGPDWDLDEAVRRVSADPDRPVFLALMDQRNLAGFGNEYVNELLFIMGLSPHRRVGDVPDVARVISRGQRMLDVNKSRIERSFTGSTRSGEDRWVYSRERARCRRCGTRLLNGQLGDRPTSERNVFWCPHCQP, from the coding sequence ATGCCTGAGGGAGACACCGTCTGGCGCACTGCCCACCACCTCCGCGAGGCCCTGGCCGGCCGCGTGCTGACGCGCACCGACTTCCGGGTGCCCGCCTTCGCGACGGTCGATCTGTCCGGCTCTCGTGTCGACGAGGTCGTGAGCCACGGCAAGCACCTGTTGATCCGCACGCCCGAGCACTCGATCCACTCGCACCTGAAGATGGAGGGCGCCTGGCACGTCCAGCGGATCGGCACCGACTGGCGGCGGCCCGGGCACTCCGCCCGTGCAGTCCTGGAGAACCAGGAGTGGCAGGCGATCGGCTACTCCCTCGGCATCCTGGAGGTCCTCGCCCGCAGCGACGAGGCCGAGGCGATCGGCCATCTCGGTCCCGATCTGCTCGGACCGGACTGGGACCTCGACGAGGCCGTGCGCCGGGTCTCGGCCGACCCCGACCGCCCGGTGTTCCTGGCCCTGATGGACCAGCGCAACCTCGCGGGATTCGGCAACGAGTACGTCAACGAGCTGCTGTTCATCATGGGTCTGTCGCCGCACCGGCGCGTCGGTGACGTGCCAGACGTCGCGCGGGTCATCTCCCGCGGCCAACGCATGCTCGACGTCAACAAGTCGCGCATCGAGCGCTCGTTCACCGGCAGCACCCGCAGCGGCGAGGACCGGTGGGTCTACAGCCGAGAGCGGGCCCGCTGCCGCCGCTGCGGCACCCGGTTGCTCAACGGACAGCTGGGCGACCGGCCGACCTCCGAGCGCAACGTCTTCTGGTGCCCCCACTGCCAGCCCTGA
- a CDS encoding ATP-dependent helicase: MPDPLARFAPATRAWFTESFEAPTPAQMGAWDGVAGDEHVLVVAPTGSGKTLAAFLSAIDRLMHAEQSEGTRVLYISPLKALAVDVERNLRSPLVGITQAAARRGDEFQEVTVGVRSGDTSPRDRRALVTRPPDILITTPESLFLMLTSAARETLRSVDTVIVDEIHAVAGTKRGAHLAVSLERLDALLDTPARRIGLSATVRPHDEVARFLAGSSPVRVVAPESPSRLEMHVEVPVEDMTSIPAPPRDEGSGARALEEDAPRGSIWPHVEESVMRRVLEHRSTIVFVNSRGVAERLTARLNEAYAKHLEAESVPRDSPRPPAQLMGGSAQSEGAEPVLARAHHGSVSKDQRALIEDELKSGRLRCVVATSSLELGIDMGAVDLVVLVSTPPSVASALQRVGRAGHQVGELSRGVLYPTSRQDLLGATVTTARMQQGLIERLDIPANPLDILAQQTVAATALESLDVEEWFDTVRRSAPFATLPRSAYDATLDLLSGRYPSDEFAELRPRLVWDRDAGTITGRPGAQRLAVTSGGTIPDRGMFGVFLAAGTEETGSRKVGELDEEMVYESRINDVFALGATSWRIQEITHDRVNVTPAFGQPARLPFWKGDAIGRPHELGEAIGAFVREAAALSAEQLAQQTAGLGLDRRASDNLAAYLGEQKAATGQVPSDRTLVVERFRDELGDWRVVLHSPFGRRVHAPWALAVAARIVERYGMDGSVVASDDGIVARIPDTETEPPGADLFVFEADELDKIVTEEVGGSALFASRFRECAARALLLPRRNPGSRAPLWQQRQRSAQLLDVARKYPTFPILLETARECLQDVYDLPALTALTRRLASREVQIAEVTTERASPFAQNLLFGYVAAFLYEGDTPLAERRASALTLDPTLLAELLGRAELRELLDPDVLERTERELQRLTADRQAKDVEGVADLLRMLGPLTETEVAARLQPDVAVHASTWLGELREARRAIEVSMVGEIRWAVVEDAGRLRDALGVVIPLGVSEAYLESPADPLTDLISRHTRTHGPFTTQEVAERFGLGTAVVQQVLRRLSRDGRLTEGEFRPQATGSEWVEPGVLRRIRSRSLAAARQQVEPVDPGTFARFLPSWQGVGGSLRGPDGVLTVIDQLAGLALPASAWESLVLPARVRDYSPAMLDELTSAGEVVWSGAGTLPGNDGWVQLHPADFVLRAAGAQPGETDALHTAIVEALAGGGAFLFRQLVDALGTDNGLPDHTLVTEALWDLVWSGQVSNDTFAPLRTLVGRGGAHRTTRPTPRARIHGRRPRSPRVAAQGPPTVSGRWFALAETTSDPTALQLARTEALIGRYGVVTRGSVMAEQTPGGFAGIYRVLRELEQTGSVLRGYYIETLGAAQFAATSTVDRMRAHATDDDRPTDARALTLAATDPANPYGAALPWPGRAAEADSTRHRPARKAGSLVVLHDGRLVVYLERGGKKALVFDDHPARLAAAATSLAATVRGRRISRLTIETVDGQPVAPSPFGEALAEAGFERTIKGLRLDA, translated from the coding sequence ATGCCCGATCCGCTCGCCAGGTTCGCGCCCGCGACCCGGGCGTGGTTCACCGAGTCCTTCGAGGCCCCGACCCCCGCCCAGATGGGCGCGTGGGACGGCGTCGCCGGCGACGAGCACGTGCTGGTCGTCGCGCCGACCGGCTCGGGCAAGACGCTCGCGGCGTTCCTCTCGGCGATCGACCGGCTGATGCACGCGGAGCAGTCGGAGGGCACCCGGGTGCTCTACATCTCGCCGCTCAAGGCGCTCGCCGTCGACGTCGAGCGCAACCTGCGCTCGCCCCTGGTCGGCATCACGCAGGCCGCGGCACGGCGCGGCGACGAGTTCCAGGAGGTCACTGTCGGCGTCCGCTCGGGCGACACCTCCCCGCGCGACCGGCGCGCCCTCGTCACCCGGCCCCCCGACATCCTCATCACGACACCCGAGTCGCTGTTCCTCATGCTCACCTCGGCCGCGCGCGAGACGCTACGCAGCGTCGACACCGTGATCGTCGATGAGATCCATGCCGTGGCCGGCACCAAGCGGGGCGCCCACCTGGCGGTGTCGCTCGAGCGGCTCGACGCCCTGCTCGACACCCCCGCGCGACGGATCGGCCTGAGCGCGACGGTGCGCCCTCACGACGAGGTGGCCCGTTTCCTCGCCGGGTCCAGCCCGGTGCGCGTCGTCGCCCCCGAGTCGCCCAGCCGCCTGGAGATGCACGTCGAGGTCCCGGTCGAGGACATGACCAGCATCCCGGCGCCGCCCCGCGACGAGGGCAGCGGCGCCCGCGCCCTCGAGGAGGACGCACCGCGCGGCAGCATCTGGCCGCACGTCGAGGAGTCCGTGATGCGCCGGGTCCTCGAGCACCGCTCGACGATCGTCTTCGTCAACTCCCGCGGTGTGGCCGAACGCCTCACCGCGCGCCTCAACGAGGCGTACGCCAAGCACCTCGAGGCCGAGTCGGTGCCCCGGGACTCCCCTCGTCCCCCCGCCCAGCTGATGGGCGGCAGCGCACAGTCCGAGGGGGCCGAGCCCGTGCTGGCGCGCGCCCACCACGGCTCGGTCAGCAAGGACCAGCGGGCGCTGATCGAGGACGAGCTCAAGTCGGGCCGGCTGCGGTGCGTCGTGGCGACGTCGAGCCTGGAGCTGGGCATCGACATGGGCGCGGTCGACCTGGTCGTGCTGGTGTCGACGCCCCCGTCGGTCGCGAGCGCGCTGCAGCGGGTCGGCCGCGCGGGTCACCAGGTCGGCGAGCTGTCCCGCGGCGTGCTCTATCCCACGTCACGCCAGGACCTGCTCGGGGCCACCGTGACCACCGCACGCATGCAGCAGGGCCTGATCGAGCGGCTCGACATCCCCGCCAACCCGCTCGACATCCTCGCCCAGCAGACCGTCGCCGCGACCGCGCTGGAGAGCCTCGACGTCGAGGAGTGGTTCGACACCGTCCGACGCAGCGCCCCGTTCGCGACGCTGCCCCGGTCGGCCTACGACGCGACACTCGACCTGTTGTCGGGCCGCTATCCCTCCGACGAGTTCGCCGAGCTGCGCCCACGCCTGGTGTGGGACCGCGACGCCGGGACGATCACGGGTCGGCCCGGTGCCCAGCGCCTGGCCGTCACCAGCGGCGGGACGATCCCCGACCGCGGCATGTTCGGGGTCTTCCTCGCGGCCGGCACCGAGGAGACCGGCTCCCGCAAGGTCGGCGAGCTCGACGAGGAGATGGTCTACGAGTCGCGGATCAACGACGTCTTCGCCCTCGGCGCCACGAGCTGGCGCATCCAGGAGATCACCCACGACCGGGTCAACGTCACGCCCGCATTCGGCCAGCCCGCGCGGCTGCCGTTCTGGAAGGGCGACGCGATCGGTCGACCCCATGAGCTCGGCGAGGCGATCGGCGCGTTCGTGCGTGAGGCCGCGGCCCTCTCTGCCGAGCAGCTCGCCCAGCAGACGGCCGGTCTCGGCCTGGACCGGCGGGCCTCGGACAACCTGGCCGCCTACCTCGGCGAGCAGAAGGCCGCGACCGGGCAGGTCCCGTCCGACCGCACGCTCGTGGTCGAGCGGTTCCGCGACGAGCTCGGCGACTGGCGGGTCGTCCTGCACTCGCCGTTCGGTCGCCGCGTCCACGCCCCGTGGGCCCTGGCCGTCGCCGCCCGCATCGTCGAGCGCTACGGGATGGACGGCTCGGTCGTGGCCAGCGACGACGGCATCGTCGCGCGCATCCCCGACACCGAGACCGAGCCCCCGGGCGCCGACCTGTTCGTCTTCGAGGCCGACGAGCTCGACAAGATCGTCACCGAGGAGGTCGGCGGCTCCGCCCTGTTCGCGTCACGGTTCCGCGAGTGCGCGGCCCGCGCGCTGCTCCTGCCCCGCCGCAACCCCGGATCGCGCGCCCCCTTGTGGCAGCAGCGCCAGCGCTCGGCGCAGCTGCTCGACGTCGCCCGCAAGTACCCGACCTTCCCGATCCTGCTCGAGACCGCGCGGGAGTGCCTCCAGGACGTCTACGACCTGCCGGCCCTCACCGCCCTGACCCGGCGCCTGGCTTCCCGTGAGGTGCAGATCGCCGAGGTCACCACCGAGCGCGCCTCGCCGTTCGCCCAGAACCTCCTGTTCGGCTACGTCGCGGCCTTCCTCTACGAGGGCGACACGCCGCTGGCCGAGCGCCGGGCCTCGGCCCTGACGCTCGACCCCACGCTGCTCGCCGAGCTGCTCGGCCGGGCCGAGCTGCGCGAGCTGCTCGACCCCGACGTGCTCGAGCGCACCGAGCGCGAGCTGCAGCGACTCACCGCGGACCGGCAGGCCAAGGACGTCGAGGGCGTCGCGGACCTCCTGCGGATGCTGGGCCCGCTCACCGAGACGGAGGTCGCCGCCCGTCTGCAGCCCGACGTCGCGGTGCACGCCTCGACGTGGCTGGGCGAGCTGCGCGAGGCCCGTCGCGCGATCGAGGTGTCGATGGTCGGCGAGATCCGCTGGGCCGTCGTGGAGGACGCCGGACGGCTGCGCGACGCCCTCGGCGTGGTGATCCCGCTCGGCGTCTCCGAGGCGTACCTCGAGTCCCCCGCCGATCCGCTGACCGACCTGATCTCCCGGCACACCCGCACCCACGGACCGTTCACGACCCAGGAGGTCGCGGAGCGCTTCGGCCTCGGCACCGCCGTGGTGCAGCAGGTCCTGCGCCGGCTGTCCCGCGACGGACGGCTGACCGAGGGCGAGTTCCGGCCCCAGGCGACGGGCAGCGAATGGGTCGAGCCCGGTGTCCTGCGCCGCATCCGGTCGCGCTCGCTGGCTGCCGCCCGCCAGCAGGTCGAGCCGGTCGACCCCGGCACGTTCGCCCGCTTCCTGCCGTCCTGGCAAGGCGTCGGCGGCAGCCTGCGCGGCCCCGACGGCGTCCTGACCGTGATCGACCAGCTGGCCGGCCTCGCGCTGCCGGCCTCGGCCTGGGAGTCCCTGGTCCTGCCCGCCCGCGTCCGGGACTACTCCCCCGCGATGCTCGACGAGCTGACCTCGGCCGGTGAGGTGGTGTGGTCCGGCGCGGGCACGCTGCCCGGCAACGACGGCTGGGTCCAGCTGCATCCCGCCGACTTCGTGCTGCGCGCTGCGGGCGCCCAGCCGGGCGAGACCGACGCGCTGCACACCGCGATCGTCGAGGCGCTCGCCGGAGGCGGTGCCTTCTTGTTCCGCCAGCTCGTCGACGCGCTCGGCACCGACAACGGCCTGCCCGACCACACGCTGGTGACCGAGGCGCTGTGGGACCTGGTCTGGAGCGGGCAGGTCAGCAACGACACCTTCGCGCCGCTGCGCACGCTCGTGGGTCGAGGCGGCGCCCACCGCACGACCAGGCCCACGCCCCGGGCCCGCATCCACGGTCGCCGACCCCGTTCGCCCCGCGTCGCGGCGCAGGGCCCGCCGACCGTGAGCGGGCGGTGGTTCGCACTCGCCGAGACGACCAGCGACCCCACCGCACTGCAGCTGGCCCGCACCGAGGCGCTCATCGGCCGCTACGGCGTCGTGACGCGGGGATCGGTCATGGCCGAGCAGACGCCGGGCGGGTTCGCAGGCATCTACCGCGTGCTGCGCGAGCTCGAGCAGACCGGCTCGGTGCTGCGTGGCTACTACATCGAGACGTTGGGGGCCGCCCAGTTCGCCGCGACCTCCACGGTCGACCGCATGCGCGCCCACGCGACCGACGACGACCGGCCCACCGATGCGCGCGCCCTGACGCTGGCCGCGACCGACCCGGCCAATCCCTACGGCGCGGCCCTGCCCTGGCCCGGGCGCGCCGCAGAGGCAGACTCGACCCGGCACCGACCGGCCCGCAAGGCCGGCTCGCTGGTGGTCCTGCACGACGGCCGGCTCGTGGTCTATCTCGAGCGGGGAGGCAAGAAGGCACTGGTGTTCGACGACCATCCCGCGCGCCTCGCCGCCGCCGCCACCTCGCTGGCGGCCACGGTCCGCGGCCGGCGCATCAGCCGGCTGACGATCGAGACCGTCGACGGCCAGCCGGTCGCGCCCAGCCCGTTCGGCGAGGCGTTGGCCGAGGCGGGCTTCGAGCGCACGATCAAGGGGCTTCGACTCGATGCCTGA
- a CDS encoding OmpA family protein: MPDVSDTSLKWLTALVAAGLVAVVALGSIVGSRSVAEALRPASEQALAAAGLDGVSVTFEGREASLSGGSGTDLREAREVVEGVDGVRWARVVDGPDTDAQERVDASAPDASTIALERTSRGVAISGVVPDADAAAGIKAAVSLTYGVTVSGDLRVDPDVEAARWVGAFPGVLGDVIAVRDLQLTIDGADTARIRGTVRSTAGRHRVVDLLATAMPDLEVDDDLTIDHGGLGRDDAAVLDGTRIVFPTGAAYLTGQDGAALAAVADVMRRHDDVRIEVGAHVGPKDPEQGQVLGRDRAAAVTSYLVGLGIDPDRISQRTYASPSAGISATDERYRRVDLVVKEG, translated from the coding sequence ATGCCCGACGTGTCGGACACCAGCCTGAAGTGGTTGACCGCGCTGGTCGCCGCAGGCCTCGTCGCGGTCGTCGCGCTCGGCTCGATCGTCGGCTCGCGCTCGGTGGCCGAGGCCCTGCGACCCGCGTCCGAGCAGGCGTTGGCCGCTGCCGGCCTCGACGGCGTCTCGGTCACGTTCGAGGGCCGGGAGGCCTCGCTCAGCGGCGGCAGCGGGACCGATCTGCGTGAGGCGCGCGAGGTCGTGGAGGGAGTCGACGGCGTGCGCTGGGCGCGGGTCGTGGACGGCCCGGACACCGATGCGCAGGAGCGGGTCGACGCCTCCGCCCCCGACGCGTCGACGATCGCCCTCGAGCGCACGTCGCGCGGAGTCGCGATCAGCGGCGTCGTGCCCGACGCAGACGCAGCCGCCGGCATCAAGGCCGCCGTCTCCCTCACCTACGGCGTCACGGTCTCGGGGGATCTGAGGGTGGACCCCGACGTGGAGGCGGCCCGGTGGGTGGGCGCGTTCCCGGGCGTGCTGGGGGACGTCATCGCCGTCCGTGACCTGCAGCTCACGATCGACGGGGCCGACACCGCGAGGATCCGGGGCACCGTCCGCAGCACGGCAGGACGACACCGCGTCGTCGATCTCCTCGCGACCGCGATGCCGGACCTGGAGGTCGACGACGATCTCACGATCGACCACGGCGGGCTCGGCCGGGACGACGCGGCAGTCCTCGACGGCACGAGGATCGTCTTCCCGACAGGTGCTGCGTACCTCACAGGTCAGGACGGCGCGGCCCTCGCGGCAGTGGCCGACGTGATGCGTCGCCACGACGACGTCCGGATCGAGGTCGGCGCCCACGTCGGTCCGAAGGACCCCGAGCAGGGGCAGGTGCTGGGCCGGGACCGGGCCGCGGCCGTGACGTCCTACCTCGTCGGCCTCGGGATCGATCCCGACCGCATCTCGCAGCGGACCTACGCCTCGCCCTCGGCGGGGATCAGCGCGACCGACGAGCGGTACCGCCGCGTCGACCTCGTCGTGAAGGAGGGCTGA